One window of the Athene noctua chromosome 5, bAthNoc1.hap1.1, whole genome shotgun sequence genome contains the following:
- the LEPROT gene encoding leptin receptor gene-related protein isoform X2, translated as MAGIKALVALSFSGAIGLTFLMLGCALEYYGVYWPLFVLIFYFICPIPHFIAKRVSDDSDAASSACRELAYFFTTGIVVSAFGFPIILARVEADAENLLTGVHYELKDKGPNFQSYPSGFHALSP; from the exons ATGGCGGGCATCAAAG CTCTCGTGGCGCTGTCCTTCAGCGGAGCCATCGGGCTGACGTTCCTGATGCTGGGCTGCGCCCTGGAGTACTACGG tgTATATTGGCCTCTGTTTGTCTTAATATTTTACTTCATCTGCCCCATTCCCCACTTCATTGCAAAAAGAGTAAGTGATGACAGTGATGCAGCCAGCAGTGCCTGCAGGGAATTGGCGTATTTCTTCACAACTGGAATTGTTGTTTCTGCTTTTGGATTTCCTATAATCCTTGCACGGGTTGAAGCG GATGCTGAAAACTTGCTGACTGGAGTGCATTATGAGTTAAAAGATAAAGGGCCAAACTTCCAGAGCTACCCTTCTGGTTTTCATGCTTTGTCCCCTTAA
- the LEPROT gene encoding leptin receptor gene-related protein isoform X1: MAGIKALVALSFSGAIGLTFLMLGCALEYYGVYWPLFVLIFYFICPIPHFIAKRVSDDSDAASSACRELAYFFTTGIVVSAFGFPIILARVEAIKWGACGLVLAGNAVIFLTILGFFLVFGRGDDFSWEQW; the protein is encoded by the exons ATGGCGGGCATCAAAG CTCTCGTGGCGCTGTCCTTCAGCGGAGCCATCGGGCTGACGTTCCTGATGCTGGGCTGCGCCCTGGAGTACTACGG tgTATATTGGCCTCTGTTTGTCTTAATATTTTACTTCATCTGCCCCATTCCCCACTTCATTGCAAAAAGAGTAAGTGATGACAGTGATGCAGCCAGCAGTGCCTGCAGGGAATTGGCGTATTTCTTCACAACTGGAATTGTTGTTTCTGCTTTTGGATTTCCTATAATCCTTGCACGGGTTGAAGCG ATCAAATGGGGAGCCTGTGGTCTGGTGCTGGCTGGCAATGCAGTCATTTTCCTTACtattttaggcttttttcttgtgtttggtAGAGGAgatgactttagctgggaacaGTGGTAG